The genomic window GCGCGCCGCACGACTGGAGCAAATGCCTGAGGCCGCGGCTGTTTGAGCTTGAAGAGCCGATGAGCATGGTCGATATGATGGGCGCAATGATGAACTTCAACACCATCAGTGGGTACATGGCAATGATGTTCCAGAAGAAGCCGGAAGAGGAGAAGAGTAAGGAGTAAGAAAAATGCCTGACGAAATTTATAGCGACTTGATGCGGGAATTGAGCGAGGGGAGATTCGTCTTCACGGGTGAGCTGGAGCCGGAGAAGGCGGGCGAGTGTGAGGAGCCCATCGCGGCGGCAAGGGACCTGATCGGCCTCGTGACCGCCTGTAACGTGACGGACAACCCGCAGAGCTTCGCGTACGTGAACAGCCTCGCGGCATCCTACAAGATCCAGTCTGATACGGGCATGGAGTGCGTCTACCAGCTCAGGTGTGCAGACCGGAACCGCATGGCGCTGCTGTCCGATATCCTCGGTGCTAGTACCCTGGGGATCAAGAACATCCTGGCGCTTGCGGGCGATCACGTTTCACTGGGTGACACCCCGGATACGAAGCCGGTCTTCGATCTCGACTCGACCACGCTGATCCACCTGATCAGGCAGATGGTGGACGAGGGGAAGGATCTTCGCGGCAACAAGATACACAACCCGCCAAAACTGCACGTCGGCGGTGCCGCTGCCCCGGGCGCGGCACACCTGAAGGCCGAGGTCGCCAAGGTGAAGCGGAAGATCAACGTCGGCGTGGAGTACATCCAGACGCAGGTCGTGTACTACCAGGATATTCTCGATAAGTTCTTTAACGAGTTGGGCAAGACTGATGTCCCGGTTCTGGTCGGTATCTTTCCGGCGAAGAGTTTCGGCGCGGCCGATTTCTTCGACAAGTACGTCGCAGGTGTCGATGTCCCGCCAGACTACCTGGCGAATCTGAAGACGACGAAGGAGATCGCGGATAAAGAGAAGCGGAAAGCGGAAGTAGACCGGATCAATGTCGAGTTCTTCACCGACTTCCTCGAGTACCTGAAGGGCACACCGGCGGCTGGCTGCCACATGAT from Methanomicrobia archaeon includes these protein-coding regions:
- a CDS encoding 5,10-methylenetetrahydrofolate reductase, which encodes MPDEIYSDLMRELSEGRFVFTGELEPEKAGECEEPIAAARDLIGLVTACNVTDNPQSFAYVNSLAASYKIQSDTGMECVYQLRCADRNRMALLSDILGASTLGIKNILALAGDHVSLGDTPDTKPVFDLDSTTLIHLIRQMVDEGKDLRGNKIHNPPKLHVGGAAAPGAAHLKAEVAKVKRKINVGVEYIQTQVVYYQDILDKFFNELGKTDVPVLVGIFPAKSFGAADFFDKYVAGVDVPPDYLANLKTTKEIADKEKRKAEVDRINVEFFTDFLEYLKGTPAAGCHMMAVGYPRIIGPLKKVME